In a single window of the Diospyros lotus cultivar Yz01 chromosome 10, ASM1463336v1, whole genome shotgun sequence genome:
- the LOC127810803 gene encoding disease resistance protein RPM1-like codes for MPGVGKTTLASKVYGKQIVSGHFDCCAWVPVSRSYKSEEILRTMLKQFYQSGLREFTTPPEIDAMGQNSLVHKLKEFLTQNRYLIVFDDVWTTSFWEFIKHALTRDGKDSRVIITTRSEQVAVFCKESPWDHIHWLQPLPEEKAWDLFCMKAFQRDFEGHCPPELKDVSLRIVQKCEGLPLAIVAISGILSMKNKVASEWKRFYDSLGSELQMRPGLTSISKIVLLSYYDLPYYIKSCFLYFGIVPEDYSINCGRLIRLWIAEGFIEEQRGKTLEEVAEEYLTEIIHRSLVQVSSKKPDGRVKTCRVHDVVREIILSKSMELNFCQVLGAENSSFDDITRRLSIHMDGNLDNVLERAKKSWIRSIFLFRVAKLPEKPLMSTLARNFMLLKTLDLEDAPLVQIHKEVGNLFHLRYLIVRRTKVKVIPKSIGKLHNLQTLDLKYCLVRELPSQISRLHKLRHLLAYNYDYGNFSLDSIKGVKMQGGIGCLKELQKLGLVEANYDAINLFKELKNLQKLRKLGISNFRTKNCRDLFNSIQNMKHLKFLAICSISEHEILDLDLIFVPPESLERLILCGRLKKLPSWIAQLRTLQDLHLHWSSLVDDPLHGLQALPNLLMLSLNEVCYGEQLSFKVGWFPKLKRLNLRSQSGLRSVIIEEGALTLLEELIIGPCQQLQEVPSGIRHLRKLTTLSFYLMPTKFLNRMLPDKGQDHWIVERIPTVQFGFWLQGLRYKVCAPGEFQNYASDLQFKDQ; via the coding sequence ATGCCTGGAGTGGGCAAGACCACCCTTGCTAGCAAGGTCTATGGAAAGCAAATCGTGTCCGGACACTTTGATTGTTGCGCTTGGGTCCCTGTCTCTAGATCATACAAGTCGGAGGAGATACTCAGAACAATGCTGAAACAGTTTTACCAATCTGGATTAAGGGAGTTTACTACACCTCCAGAAATTGATGCAATGGGCCAGAATTCACTCGTTCACAAGCTGAAGGAATTTCTAACCCAGAACAGGTATCTAATTGTCTTTGATGATGTATGGACAACAAGCTTTTGGGAATTCATCAAACATGCTTTGACCAGAGATGGGAAAGACAGCAGGGTAATCATCACCACCCGCAGTGAACAGGTTGCAGTTTTCTGTAAAGAATCGCCATGGGATCATATCCACTGGCTTCAGCCCCTGCCCGAAGAGAAGGCTTGGGACCTTTTCTGCATGAAGGCCTTCCAAAGGGACTTCGAAGGCCATTGTCCCCCCGAATTGAAGGACGTATCTCTTCGAATCGTTCAAAAATGTGAAGGATTGCCACTTGCTATTGTGGCAATAAGTGGTATTCTGTCCATGAAAAACAAGGTTGCATCAGAATGGAAGAGGTTCTACGATAGCCTAGGCTCTGAGTTACAAATGAGACCTGGCCTTACAAGCATCTCAAAAATTGTGTTGCTTAGTTACTATGATTTGCCCTACTACATCAAATCCTGTTTCTTGTACTTTGGCATAGTACCTGAGGATTACTCTATTAATTGTGGACGATTGATTCGATTGTGGATAGCAGAGGGCTTCATTGAAGAACAGAGAGGCAAAACATTAGAAGAAGTTGCAGAAGAGTATCTGACTGAGATCATCCATAGAAGCTTGGTTCAAGTGTCAAGCAAGAAACCTGATGGGAGAGTTAAAACCTGCAGGGTGCATGATGTGGTGCGAGAGATCATCTTGTCAAAGTCTATGGAGTTGAACTTTTGTCAGGTTTTAGGAGCCGAGAATTCGAGCTTCGATGATATTACTCGAAGATTGTCAATACATATGGATGGCAATTTGGACAATGTTCTTGAAAGGGCTAAGAAATCATGGATTcgttcaatttttctttttcgagTGGCCAAGTTGCCAGAGAAACCCCTGATGAGTACATTGGCAAGAAATTTCATGCTTCTGAAAACGCTAGATCTTGAAGATGCTCCTTTGGTTCAAATTCATAAAGAAGTGGGCAATCTATTTCATTTGAGGTACCTGATTGTAAGGCGTACAAAGGTGAAGGTGATTCCAAAGTCAATTGGCAAGCTGCACAACTTGCAAACTCTGGATTTGAAATATTGTCTTGTGCGTGAGTTACCTTCTCAAATTAGCAGGCTACATAAGTTGAGGCATCTTTTGGCATATAACTATGACTATGGGAATTTTAGTTTAGATTCCATAAAAGGGGTAAAGATGCAAGGAGGGATTGGTTGTTTAAAGGAGTTGCAGAAGCTAGGGCTTGTGGAGGCAAATTATGATGCAATCAACCTATTTAAAGAGCTTAAGAATTTGCAGAAGTTGAGGAAGTTGGGCATCAGCAATTTCAGAACAAAAAATTGTAGGGATCTTTTTAACAGCATTCAGAATATGAAACACCTTAAATTTTTGGCGATATGCTCTATAAGTGAACATGAGATTCtggatttggatttgatttttgttCCACCTGAATCTCTTGAGCGACTCATCTTGTGTGGACGTTTGAAAAAGCTGCCATCCTGGATTGCTCAACTTCGAACTCTACAAGATCTACACCTGCACTGGTCAAGTCTTGTTGATGATCCACTGCATGGGCTTCAAGCTTTGCCTAACCTACTAATGCTTAGTCTCAATGAAGTGTGTTATGGAGAACAACTGTCCTTTAAGGTTGGATGGTTTCCAAAACTCAAGAGGCTAAATCTTCGTTCTCAGAGTGGATTGCGTTCAGTGATAATAGAGGAAGGGGCATTGACTCTTCTTGAAGAGCTAATAATTGGGCCATGTCAGCAGCTGCAAGAGGTTCCTTCAGGGATCCGTCACCTTAGAAAACTCACAACTCTTTCCTTTTATCTTATGCCTACAAAGTTCCTAAATAGAATGCTACCAGACAAAGGCCAAGATCATTGGATTGTGGAGCGTATACCAACTGTTCAGTTTGGTTTTTGGCTTCAAGGATTGAGATACAAAGTTTGTGCTCCTGGGGAATTCCAAAATTATGCAAGTGACCTGCAATTTAAGGATCAATGA